The Bombus huntii isolate Logan2020A chromosome 6, iyBomHunt1.1, whole genome shotgun sequence genome window below encodes:
- the LOC126866830 gene encoding uncharacterized protein LOC126866830 isoform X4 — translation MFRSAIRMALVMLPCDLPWWPAVVKQLDRAAAARNSEDLVEAMQRLHDMCKYEEQCILKSISLDPEEDVQDPELFSGLATFLDTDLDFTERDQIFINTIPRIVERAKALRSCKPPQGLHFSLQQQGDCVEYSYAFISSLIANAFFSTYPKRTAKTHPTLRDFNFTNFFKHLHNNGQKAKLRSIFRYYDYLDTENALDGKLIISRQVMISKQWLTIEDWLESTVPLCPLMIRHEGRLDRVEPEAKVLRVCFASAKFGGGVLDGDVTQETVHIATHPEMLVAILSVEGLEDNEVLIVEGVRHLSRINDPRNRAIFEALPKPNIVTVCCIDPEDYSRLPLSQFEEDNILREMNKSLLGFRQRHIPSSPTDPVKSESDIDVTVASRRLSPIGESFSSTPPEIEGDDKILSTNNDKSVLCEHKYDIFTEVRSKPNGKSIRSPSPHKVYNDTSYTNKRNRFIVLGSSGEVLPVTRKSLGQMSVYSSCNSQSTDSFHSAKDTIDEDLEEEEQKLSKRYSTQLDTPERRGTFAQRLRDALKRETTATGAASLNTSFGESSYAVGISVSGSHVCDQDIKVKRGGSRGFVLRDETVDEDFLKESLEAEQKWLGRFRQNQPMLQRRDTSASSRYSFSTEYNSDFCSELEEVYEQLAKWLEDPITADESRELDARDRAVVQFAGSLLKRALSESFAGVPVQEGEPQPFIDSTDVNQSHKLALAVRSLSLELARQKNRRQQSVSVSEDVEYSEDALSNHTMSKEYIWICERDKHSTIFQYQK, via the exons ATGTTTAGATCGGCGATTAGAATGGCTCTAGTAATGTTACCCTGTGACTTACCATGGTGGCCTGCCGTCGTAAAGCAACTGGACCGGGCGGCTGCTGCCAGGAATTCCGAAGATCTCGTGGAAGCGATGCAAAGACTACACGATATGTGCAA ATACGAGGAACAGTGCATACTGAAAAG CATAAGTCTTGATCCTGAAGAGGACGTACAGGATCCTGAATTATTTTCCGGATTGGCGACATTTCTTGATACCGATCTCGATTTCACCGAACGGGATCAAATCTTTATAAATACGATACCACGAATAGTAGAAAGAGCGAAAGCTCTAAGATCTTGTAAACCTCCGCAAGGTTTACACTTTAGTCTTCAGCAGCAAg GAGATTGCGTGGAGTACAGTTATGCCTTCATTTCATCTTTAATCGCGAACGCGTTCTTCTCCACATACCCAAAAAGAACCGCAAAGACGCACCCAACTTTACGGGACTTCAATTTCACAAATTTCTTCAAACATCTTCATAA taacgGGCAAAAAGCAAAACTGAGAAGCATATTTCGCTACTACGACTACCTTGATACTGAAAACGCTTTAgatggaaaattaataatttctagACAG GTAATGATATCAAAACAGTGGTTAACTATTGAGGACTGGTTAGAGAGCACTGTTCCTTTATGTCCGCTGATGATACGCCACGAGGGTCGTTTAGACAGAGTGGAACCAGAAGCTAAAGTACTGCGAGTTTGCTTTGCGAGTGCGAAATTTGGTGGCGGTGTACTTGATGGTGATGTTACGCAAGAAACCGTacat ATAGCAACGCATCCCGAAATGCTCGTGGCAATATTGTCTGTCGAGGGTTTAGAAGACAACGAAGTTTTAATAGTCGAAGGAGTTAGGCATTTATCTAGAATAAATGATCCTCGCAACAGAGCCATATTTGAAGCTCTGCCAAAACCAAATATC GTAACGGTATGCTGTATCGATCCTGAAGATTATTCACGATTACCTTTGTCACAATTCGAAGAAGATAATATATTACGAGAAATGAATAAATCTTTACTTGGATTTCGACAAAGACATATTCCAAGTAGCCCAACTGATCCTGTAAAGTCAGAATCAGATATAGACGTTACAGTTGCATCTCGGAGATTATCACCGATCGGAGAAAGTTTTAGTAGCACTCCTCCAGAAATAGAAGGggatgataaaatattatcaaCAAATAACG ATAAATCTGTGTTATGTGAACACAAGTATGATATTTTCACAGAAGTTCGTAGCAAACCAAATGGTAAATCCATAAGATCACCTAGTCCCCATAAAGTGTACAATGATACTAGTTATACAAACAAAAGAAATCGGTTTATCGTTCTTGGATCCAGCGGCGAAGTTTTGCCAGTTACACGAAAGTCACTTGGCCAAATGTCGGTTTACAGTAGTTGTAATAGTCAAAGTACAGACAGCTTCCATAGCGCGAAAGATACTATAGATGAAGATTTGG aggaagaagaacaGAAATTAAGTAAACGCTACAGCACTCAATTGGATACCCCAGAACGAAGAGGAACTTTCGCTCAACGATTAAGAGACGCATTAAAACGAGAAACTACAGCTACTGGAGCTGCTTCGTTGAATACTTCGTTTGGAGAGAGTAGCTATGCAGTAGGAATAAGCGTATCTGGAAGTCACGTTTGCGATCAAGATATTAA agTAAAAAGAGGAGGTTCAAGGGGTTTTGTTTTACGAGATGAAACGGTGGATGAAGATTTTTTGAAGGAATCTTTGGAAGCTGAACAAAAATGGTTAGGTAGATTTCGGCAAAATCAACCTATGCTACAAAGAAGAGACACAAGTGCAAGTAGTAGGTACAGTTTCAGCACTGAATACAATTCTG ATTTTTGTTCGGAACTCGAAGAAGTTTACGAACAACTGGCGAAGTGGTTAGAAGACCCTATAACAGCAGATGAGTCTCGTGAATTAGACGCGAGAGATAGAGCAGTAGTTCAATTCGCAGGCTCATTATTAAAAAGAGCTCTTAGTGAATCGTTTGCTGGTGTTCCAGTTCAAGAGGGCGAGCCGCAACCTTTCATTGATTCTACCGACGTAAATCAAAGCCATAAATTAGCTTTGGCTGTGAGAAGTTTGAGTTTAGAGCTAGCCCGTCAAAAAAATAGGAGGCAACAATCA GTGTCTGTGTCTGAAGATGTAGAATATTCTGAAGATGCTTTAAGTAATCATACTATGTCAAAAGAG TACATCTGGATCTGTGAAAGGGATAAACACAGCACAATCTTTCAATATCAGAAATGA